The Clostridioides difficile genome has a segment encoding these proteins:
- a CDS encoding coproporphyrinogen III oxidase: MLDVFLKGHDYKYEVAELIKLFTSEFKFNDFADCSNSIESRYLINRLICENDTLFSITEYYEDGSLKYESTQNIEDINSEFLNGFYNNNTIEESLDRLDNESKRKIRKLCKENIKKSMFIVLEQIFNSYVPWGILTGIRPVKIVHNLMDEKLDDDSIRTILKENYFIMDEKIDLALEIAKRERLFMYPIDKNKISLYVSIPFCPTRCVYCSFPSNSLKQFGHLKRKYVYKLIEEIKGFAKIIEDTNKEIETLYIGGGTPTTLDEEELDLLINTLFRELDLSKIKEFTVEAGRPDTITKEKLSVLKKHNVSRISINPQTMNDETLVKIGREHKVSDLVECFNMARNMGFDNINMDIILGLIDEDLDMVRNTLEEIKKLSPESLTVHTLAIKRASNLNINMDKYKEHLTQYEEMIKMIDLSMKYAKDMGLNPYYMYRQKHMLGNLENIGYAKEGYECIYNIQIMEEKQSNYALGAGAISKFVYVDEDRIERVENVKNVEQYIDRVDEMIKRKKEEVYKNVD; encoded by the coding sequence ATGTTGGATGTTTTTTTAAAAGGACATGATTATAAGTATGAAGTAGCAGAACTTATAAAATTGTTTACTAGTGAATTTAAATTTAATGACTTTGCTGATTGTAGCAATAGTATAGAGTCAAGATACTTAATAAATAGATTGATTTGCGAAAATGATACTTTATTTTCAATTACTGAGTATTATGAAGATGGTAGTTTAAAATATGAATCAACACAAAATATTGAAGATATAAATTCTGAGTTTTTAAATGGATTTTATAACAATAATACGATTGAAGAGTCTTTAGATAGACTAGATAATGAAAGTAAGAGAAAGATTAGAAAGTTATGTAAAGAAAATATTAAAAAAAGCATGTTTATAGTACTTGAACAAATATTTAATTCTTATGTTCCATGGGGCATTTTGACTGGTATCAGACCAGTCAAAATTGTCCACAATCTGATGGATGAAAAATTAGATGATGATAGTATAAGAACTATTCTAAAAGAGAACTATTTCATAATGGATGAGAAAATAGATTTAGCTCTTGAAATAGCTAAAAGAGAACGATTGTTTATGTATCCGATAGATAAAAATAAAATTTCTCTTTATGTAAGTATTCCATTCTGCCCAACTAGATGTGTATACTGTTCATTTCCTTCAAACTCATTAAAGCAATTTGGTCATTTAAAAAGAAAATATGTTTATAAATTGATTGAAGAAATTAAAGGGTTTGCCAAGATTATTGAGGATACTAATAAAGAAATTGAAACTCTATACATTGGTGGTGGGACTCCTACTACATTGGATGAGGAAGAATTGGATTTACTTATAAATACTCTATTTAGAGAATTGGATTTAAGTAAAATTAAAGAATTTACAGTAGAAGCAGGTAGACCAGATACCATTACAAAAGAAAAATTAAGTGTATTAAAAAAACACAATGTAAGTAGAATCAGTATAAATCCTCAAACTATGAATGATGAGACCTTAGTTAAAATTGGAAGAGAGCATAAAGTTTCTGATTTAGTAGAATGTTTTAATATGGCTCGAAATATGGGCTTTGACAATATAAATATGGATATAATTTTAGGACTTATAGATGAAGACTTAGACATGGTAAGAAATACATTGGAGGAAATAAAAAAGCTTTCTCCTGAAAGTCTTACAGTTCATACATTGGCTATAAAAAGAGCTTCTAACCTAAATATAAATATGGATAAGTACAAAGAACATTTAACTCAGTATGAAGAAATGATAAAAATGATAGATTTATCGATGAAATATGCTAAGGATATGGGACTTAATCCATATTATATGTACAGACAAAAGCATATGCTAGGTAACTTAGAAAATATAGGTTATGCTAAAGAAGGATATGAGTGTATTTACAATATACAAATTATGGAGGAAAAACAAAGCAACTATGCCTTGGGTGCAGGTGCTATATCAAAATTTGTTTATGTAGATGAAGATAGGATTGAAAGAGTAGAAAATGTAAAGAATGTTGAACAATATATTGATAGAGTAGATGAAATGATAAAAAGGAAGAAAGAAGAGGTATATAAAAATGTTGACTAA
- the hisS gene encoding histidine--tRNA ligase — MLTKAPRGTKDITPKEAYKWRYVENKFREICALYGYEEMVTPIFEHTELFKRSVGDTTDIVQKEMYSFKDKGDREITLKPEGTAGVVRAFIENKLYADTQPTKLFYVTPCFRYERPQAGRQRQFHQFGIEALGSDTPSMDAEIIALAVQFFNEVGLNDLVVSINSVGCPVCRKEYNALLKEYLDSKADILCETCNERREKNPMRVIDCKNPTCKENIKDIPFIADHLCDDCKSHFDKLQEYLKEMNINFVIDKTIVRGLDYYRKTAFEIISNDIGAQSTVCGGGRYDGLVEQLGGPKGISGIGFGLGIERLLLTLEGNGIEIENPQSTDIFIVTIGEEANTRSFKLLKDLRQNHISADKDHIERSVKAQFKYSDKINSKFTIVIGDDELKNDTATLKNMKTSEQTTVKLSTLVEELKQKL, encoded by the coding sequence ATGTTGACTAAAGCTCCTAGAGGAACTAAAGACATAACTCCAAAAGAGGCTTATAAATGGCGTTATGTAGAAAATAAATTTAGAGAAATATGTGCTTTATATGGGTATGAGGAAATGGTAACTCCTATATTTGAACATACAGAACTTTTTAAGAGAAGTGTTGGAGATACTACAGATATAGTTCAAAAAGAAATGTATTCTTTTAAAGATAAAGGGGATAGAGAAATTACTCTAAAACCAGAGGGTACAGCTGGTGTAGTAAGAGCATTTATAGAGAATAAATTATATGCAGATACTCAACCAACAAAATTATTTTATGTTACACCTTGCTTTAGATATGAGAGACCACAAGCTGGTAGACAAAGACAATTTCATCAATTTGGTATAGAAGCACTTGGAAGTGATACTCCTTCAATGGATGCTGAAATAATAGCACTAGCTGTTCAATTTTTTAATGAAGTTGGATTAAATGATTTAGTAGTTAGTATAAATTCGGTTGGTTGTCCAGTTTGTAGAAAAGAGTACAATGCTTTACTAAAAGAATATCTTGACTCAAAGGCAGATATATTATGTGAGACTTGTAATGAGAGAAGAGAAAAAAATCCAATGAGGGTTATAGACTGTAAAAACCCTACATGTAAAGAAAATATCAAAGATATACCATTTATTGCAGACCATTTATGTGATGATTGTAAATCTCACTTTGATAAACTTCAAGAATACTTAAAGGAAATGAATATAAACTTTGTAATTGATAAAACAATAGTCAGAGGATTAGATTACTATAGAAAAACTGCTTTTGAAATTATATCTAATGATATAGGTGCTCAAAGTACTGTATGTGGTGGAGGTAGATATGATGGTCTTGTTGAACAACTAGGTGGACCAAAAGGTATAAGTGGAATTGGATTTGGATTAGGTATTGAAAGACTTTTACTTACACTTGAAGGTAATGGAATTGAAATAGAAAACCCTCAATCTACAGACATATTTATAGTAACTATAGGTGAAGAAGCAAATACAAGAAGCTTTAAATTATTAAAAGATTTGAGACAAAATCATATAAGTGCAGATAAAGACCATATAGAAAGAAGTGTAAAAGCACAATTTAAGTATTCAGATAAAATAAATTCAAAATTTACAATAGTAATTGGTGATGATGAGCTTAAAAATGACACTGCAACATTAAAAAATATGAAAACATCAGAGCAAACTACTGTAAAATTAAGTACATTAGTTGAAGAATTAAAGCAAAAGCTGTAA
- the aspS gene encoding aspartate--tRNA ligase, which produces METLSGLKRTHYCGELREKNINEEVVLMGWVQKKRNLGGLVFVDLRDTSGLCQIVFDTDVNKEAFEKAEKLGAEFVIAVKGKVCERQSKNPNMPTGDIEIFATELRLLNKSETPPIYIKDDDDVSEALRLKYRYLDLRKSSMQRNLKLRHKVMNITRNYLSNNRFCEIETPFLIAPTPEGARDYLVPSRVNPGKFYALPQSPQLYKQLLMVSGMDRYFQIVKCFRDEDLRADRQPEFTQIDCEMSFVEQEDVMSMIEGLLEVIFKEVLNVELTLPLPKMTYAEAMDRYGSDKPDTRFGYELTDISDVVCNCGFKVFADATQPGKSVRGINVKGKADDFTRKQISSLEEHAKTYRAKGLAWMKVGQDGVTSPIAKFFSEDEMNAILTRMNAEAGDLLLFVADKNSVVFDALGQVRLEVANRLSILDKNVYNLLWVTEFPVFEEDEETGKFAAMHHPFTSPMDEDLDKLEDGDKASLRAKAYDIVLNGYEIGGGSVRISNSDVQSRMFKALGFTEERANEKFGYLLEAFKYGTPPHAGLAFGLDRLVMLLAGAENIREVIAFPKNQNAVCPMTNAPTIADDEQLDELSIKVDIKDKE; this is translated from the coding sequence TTGGAAACTTTAAGTGGTTTAAAGAGAACTCACTACTGTGGAGAGTTGAGAGAAAAAAACATAAATGAAGAAGTTGTACTTATGGGATGGGTACAGAAAAAAAGAAACTTAGGAGGACTTGTATTTGTTGATTTAAGAGATACAAGTGGATTATGCCAAATAGTTTTTGACACAGATGTAAATAAAGAAGCTTTTGAAAAAGCTGAAAAATTAGGTGCTGAGTTTGTAATAGCAGTAAAAGGAAAAGTATGTGAAAGACAGTCTAAAAACCCTAACATGCCAACTGGGGATATAGAGATATTTGCAACTGAACTTAGACTTTTAAATAAATCAGAAACTCCACCTATTTATATAAAAGATGACGATGATGTTTCAGAAGCACTAAGACTAAAATATAGATACTTAGACCTTAGAAAATCATCTATGCAAAGAAATTTAAAATTAAGACATAAAGTAATGAATATTACAAGAAACTACTTATCAAACAATAGGTTTTGTGAAATAGAAACACCATTTTTAATTGCTCCAACACCAGAAGGAGCAAGGGATTATCTTGTACCAAGTAGAGTTAATCCAGGGAAATTTTATGCATTACCACAATCACCACAATTATACAAACAGTTATTAATGGTCAGTGGTATGGATAGATATTTCCAAATAGTTAAGTGTTTTAGAGATGAAGACTTAAGAGCTGATAGACAACCAGAATTTACACAAATAGACTGTGAAATGTCTTTTGTTGAACAAGAAGATGTTATGAGTATGATTGAAGGATTACTTGAAGTTATATTTAAAGAAGTTTTAAATGTAGAATTGACACTTCCACTTCCTAAGATGACTTATGCAGAGGCTATGGATAGATATGGTTCAGATAAGCCAGACACTAGATTTGGTTATGAGCTAACAGATATATCAGATGTTGTTTGTAATTGTGGATTTAAGGTATTTGCTGATGCTACACAACCAGGAAAAAGTGTTAGAGGTATAAATGTAAAAGGAAAAGCTGACGATTTTACTAGAAAACAAATATCATCATTAGAAGAACATGCTAAAACATATAGAGCAAAAGGGCTTGCTTGGATGAAAGTAGGTCAAGATGGAGTAACTTCTCCAATAGCAAAATTCTTTAGTGAAGACGAAATGAATGCTATACTTACAAGAATGAACGCAGAAGCAGGAGATTTACTTTTATTTGTAGCTGATAAAAACTCAGTAGTATTTGATGCTTTAGGACAAGTTAGACTTGAAGTGGCAAATAGACTTAGTATACTAGATAAGAATGTATATAATTTATTATGGGTAACTGAATTCCCTGTTTTTGAAGAAGATGAAGAAACAGGTAAGTTTGCAGCAATGCATCACCCATTCACATCACCTATGGATGAAGATTTAGATAAACTAGAAGATGGAGATAAAGCATCTTTAAGAGCCAAAGCTTATGACATTGTATTAAATGGATATGAAATAGGTGGAGGAAGTGTTAGGATATCAAATTCAGATGTTCAATCAAGAATGTTTAAAGCACTTGGCTTTACAGAAGAAAGAGCTAATGAAAAGTTTGGTTACTTATTAGAAGCATTTAAATATGGAACTCCTCCTCATGCTGGTCTAGCTTTTGGGCTTGATAGACTTGTTATGCTACTTGCAGGAGCTGAAAATATAAGAGAAGTTATTGCATTCCCTAAAAATCAAAATGCTGTTTGTCCTATGACAAATGCTCCTACAATAGCAGATGATGAACAATTGGATGAATTAAGTATAAAGGTTGATATAAAAGATAAAGAATAA
- a CDS encoding GntR family transcriptional regulator codes for MDEKKQKKEMDLEVNSFIPLYQQLYDNIKKQIAAGIYKPGDKLPSEVDLCKEFNISRITVRNALNELVKEDILCKKRGKGTYVTIPERIEATCAGNSFTNSCHRINAKPSTKIISILIKKADKQVAEALNIELDDKIICIKRLRLIDEVPVIFEVDYFRIDYMFLLKEELEDRSLMEVISNNISTLPNRVENIFEVKHSNKEYSGHLKCASNMPLLKVRQLVYTENNDVLYYNEQFIRSDKYKYAVSAEI; via the coding sequence ATGGATGAAAAAAAGCAAAAAAAAGAAATGGACTTAGAGGTAAATTCATTTATTCCTTTGTACCAACAACTATATGACAATATAAAAAAACAAATAGCAGCTGGTATATATAAGCCAGGAGATAAACTTCCATCTGAAGTAGACTTATGTAAGGAGTTTAATATAAGTCGTATAACTGTGAGAAATGCGCTTAATGAACTTGTAAAAGAAGATATATTATGTAAGAAGCGTGGAAAAGGAACGTATGTAACTATACCAGAGAGAATAGAAGCAACATGTGCAGGAAATAGTTTTACCAATTCTTGTCATCGTATTAATGCAAAACCAAGTACTAAGATAATATCTATTTTAATAAAAAAAGCTGATAAGCAGGTAGCTGAAGCTTTAAATATTGAACTAGATGATAAGATAATATGTATTAAGAGACTTCGATTAATAGATGAAGTACCTGTTATTTTTGAAGTTGATTACTTTAGAATAGATTACATGTTTTTATTAAAAGAAGAGCTAGAAGATAGGTCTTTAATGGAAGTTATATCTAACAATATAAGTACACTACCTAATCGTGTAGAAAATATATTTGAAGTAAAACACTCAAATAAAGAATATTCTGGCCACCTTAAATGTGCAAGCAATATGCCATTACTAAAAGTAAGACAATTAGTATATACAGAGAATAATGATGTTTTATATTACAATGAACAATTTATAAGAAGTGATAAGTATAAATATGCAGTATCAGCAGAAATATAA
- a CDS encoding PTS mannose transporter subunit IIC, translated as MRKIILASHGDFSKGLLDSAKMIVGDLANCVNSYSLYPGQSASDFALELEKTIVEDKECEYIILSDLYGASVCTAMLRLTKLHNVKLFSGMNLNMILELLTRFSDKLTTEDAEQLAKESRMGIQNVTLQINEEEEVF; from the coding sequence ATGAGAAAAATAATATTAGCGTCTCATGGAGACTTTTCAAAAGGACTTTTAGATTCAGCAAAAATGATAGTAGGAGATTTGGCAAATTGTGTTAATTCATACAGTTTATATCCTGGACAAAGCGCTTCAGATTTTGCTTTAGAGTTAGAAAAAACAATAGTAGAAGATAAAGAATGTGAATATATAATTTTATCTGATTTATATGGAGCAAGTGTATGTACTGCTATGTTAAGGTTAACTAAGTTACATAATGTTAAGCTATTTTCAGGAATGAACTTAAATATGATATTAGAGCTTCTTACAAGATTTTCTGATAAATTAACAACTGAAGATGCAGAACAATTAGCTAAAGAATCTAGAATGGGAATACAAA